From the Synechococcus sp. HK01-R genome, one window contains:
- a CDS encoding HpsJ family protein — protein MSASASGSSSNLRLAPVLRWLGLTLVVLLALQISVVLSGADWSEPAFQQLLIERLVSQAPMGFVGLLLMLIGSRLDHPGAERTVIRWVVCVLSALLTVVMIAVVPMAISGNQTLSGQADQTLQQRRGQLEMARQQGKNPDNVKMLGDQLAQAGQLPAGASDEEKTKAAQLFIDGQLQQMDDQIQQAERQRNLAVNQRRYGGTVSAVVLAIAFVLLAFAAVL, from the coding sequence GTGTCCGCTTCCGCTTCGGGTTCCTCCTCCAACCTGCGCCTCGCGCCGGTGCTGCGTTGGCTCGGTCTCACCCTGGTGGTTCTTCTCGCTCTGCAGATCTCCGTTGTGCTCAGCGGTGCGGATTGGTCTGAGCCGGCTTTTCAGCAGCTGTTGATCGAGCGGCTGGTCAGCCAGGCACCGATGGGTTTTGTCGGTTTGCTGTTGATGCTGATCGGTTCCCGTCTGGATCATCCCGGTGCTGAGCGCACCGTGATCCGTTGGGTTGTCTGCGTTCTTTCCGCCCTGCTCACGGTGGTCATGATCGCGGTGGTTCCCATGGCGATCAGCGGCAACCAGACCCTTTCCGGTCAAGCGGACCAGACCCTTCAGCAGCGTCGCGGTCAGCTCGAGATGGCCCGTCAGCAAGGCAAGAATCCCGACAACGTCAAAATGCTCGGCGACCAACTGGCCCAGGCCGGTCAGCTCCCAGCCGGGGCGAGCGATGAAGAGAAAACCAAGGCGGCTCAGCTCTTTATCGATGGTCAGCTTCAGCAGATGGACGACCAGATCCAGCAGGCGGAGCGTCAGCGCAACCTTGCGGTGAATCAGCGCCGTTACGGCGGCACCGTCAGTGCTGTGGTGCTGGCTATCGCCTTCGTTCTTCTTGCCTTTGCAGCCGTTCTCTGA
- the purL gene encoding phosphoribosylformylglycinamidine synthase subunit PurL, producing MASSPASAQSFDVSAALRQEGLTEEDYREIQRRLGRDPNRAELGMFGVMWSEHCCYRNSRPLLRGFPTEGPRILVGPGENAGVVDLGDGHRLAFKIESHNHPSAVEPFQGAATGVGGILRDIFTMGARPIALLNALRFGPLDEPSNRGLLEGVVAGIAHYGNCVGVPTVGGEVAFDPSYSGNPLVNAMALGLMETDDIVKSGAMGVGNPVVYVGSTTGRDGMGGASFASAELSAASLDDRPAVQVGDPFLEKGLIEACLEAFKSGDVVAAQDMGAAGLTCSCSEMAAKGDVGVELDLDRVPAREEGMTAYDYLLSESQERMLFVVRAGREEALMERFRRWGLQAAVVGRVLEEPVVRVLQHGAVAAEIPARALAEDTPINTHTLIADPPLDIQQHWRWTEADLPAADPGHDWGEDLLRLLDDPTIASKRWVYRQYDQQVLANTVIPAGGADAAVVRLRPQQGDGSLSAVERGVAATVDCPNRWVALDPERGAMAAVAEAARNLSCVGAEPLAVTDNLNFPSPETDRGYWQLAMACRGLSEACRQLNTPVTGGNVSLYNETRSDDGTLRPIHPTPVVGMVGLVETIASVIGLGWRRSGDPLFLLGVAPDEANDDRLGLAGSAYQGVIHGLLSGRPPRPDLALEARVQALVRAGAASGLLASAHDCSDGGLAVALAESCLAVGLGAQIDLSAGAARPERLLFAEGGARIVISVKAECLSAWTALLAGPEGREVPVTALGTVTDQQRLTLSIGDQRMIDTPVEALVQAHEQALPRRMEA from the coding sequence GTGGCTTCGTCTCCTGCTTCGGCGCAGTCGTTTGATGTGTCCGCCGCTCTCCGTCAGGAGGGATTGACCGAGGAGGACTACCGCGAAATCCAGCGCCGTCTTGGACGGGACCCGAATCGGGCGGAGTTGGGCATGTTCGGTGTGATGTGGTCGGAACACTGCTGTTACCGCAATTCCAGGCCGTTGTTGCGGGGATTCCCCACGGAAGGACCGCGCATTCTTGTGGGGCCTGGTGAAAACGCAGGTGTCGTGGATCTCGGTGACGGACACCGTCTCGCCTTCAAGATCGAGAGTCACAATCACCCGTCGGCGGTGGAACCGTTCCAGGGAGCGGCGACCGGCGTGGGCGGCATCCTGCGGGACATCTTCACCATGGGGGCCCGTCCGATTGCCTTGCTCAACGCGCTCCGCTTCGGACCTCTGGACGAGCCGAGCAATCGGGGCCTGCTTGAGGGCGTGGTCGCCGGCATTGCCCATTACGGCAACTGTGTCGGCGTTCCCACCGTTGGCGGGGAGGTGGCCTTTGATCCCTCCTACAGCGGCAATCCCCTCGTGAATGCCATGGCACTCGGTCTGATGGAGACCGATGACATCGTCAAATCCGGGGCCATGGGTGTCGGTAATCCCGTGGTTTACGTGGGCAGCACCACCGGTCGCGATGGCATGGGTGGGGCCAGCTTTGCCAGTGCGGAACTGAGTGCTGCTTCTTTGGATGACCGACCCGCTGTTCAGGTGGGCGATCCCTTTTTGGAGAAGGGATTGATCGAGGCCTGTTTGGAGGCTTTCAAAAGTGGAGATGTGGTTGCTGCTCAGGACATGGGCGCGGCTGGTCTGACCTGCAGCTGCTCGGAAATGGCAGCCAAGGGAGATGTGGGTGTGGAGCTGGATCTTGATCGCGTGCCCGCCAGGGAGGAGGGAATGACCGCCTACGACTATCTGCTGTCGGAATCCCAGGAGCGGATGTTGTTTGTGGTGCGTGCCGGGCGGGAGGAAGCGTTGATGGAACGCTTCCGCCGCTGGGGCCTGCAGGCGGCTGTGGTCGGTCGTGTTCTTGAGGAGCCCGTGGTTCGGGTGCTCCAGCACGGTGCCGTGGCGGCGGAGATTCCGGCTCGCGCGCTGGCGGAGGACACCCCGATCAATACGCATACCTTGATCGCGGACCCCCCTCTGGACATACAGCAGCACTGGCGCTGGACCGAGGCCGATCTGCCCGCCGCGGACCCAGGCCACGACTGGGGAGAGGATCTGCTCCGTTTGTTGGATGACCCAACCATCGCCAGCAAACGTTGGGTCTATCGCCAGTACGACCAGCAGGTGTTGGCCAACACCGTCATTCCTGCCGGTGGCGCCGATGCCGCTGTTGTGCGCCTTCGACCGCAGCAGGGGGATGGCTCTCTATCGGCTGTGGAGCGGGGCGTGGCCGCCACGGTGGACTGCCCCAACCGTTGGGTCGCCCTGGACCCGGAGCGTGGAGCCATGGCAGCCGTTGCGGAAGCAGCCCGCAATCTCAGCTGTGTTGGTGCCGAACCACTCGCCGTCACCGACAACCTCAACTTCCCTTCACCGGAAACCGACCGTGGTTACTGGCAACTCGCCATGGCCTGCCGCGGTCTCTCGGAAGCCTGTAGGCAGCTCAACACTCCCGTCACCGGTGGCAACGTGTCTCTCTACAACGAGACGCGAAGCGACGATGGCACGCTCCGACCGATTCATCCGACCCCGGTGGTGGGCATGGTCGGTCTGGTGGAGACCATCGCTTCGGTGATCGGTCTGGGTTGGCGCCGTTCCGGGGATCCCCTGTTTCTCCTGGGTGTCGCCCCTGATGAAGCCAATGACGATCGATTAGGCCTGGCTGGCAGCGCTTATCAGGGGGTGATTCATGGCCTGCTCAGCGGCCGGCCGCCGCGGCCTGATCTTGCCCTTGAGGCTCGTGTGCAGGCCCTCGTGCGTGCCGGGGCCGCTTCCGGTCTGCTCGCTTCAGCCCATGACTGCAGCGATGGTGGTTTGGCTGTGGCTCTGGCTGAGAGTTGTTTAGCGGTTGGTCTCGGTGCACAGATTGATCTGTCCGCTGGCGCTGCGCGGCCGGAACGTCTCCTCTTTGCCGAAGGTGGTGCGCGGATCGTGATCTCCGTGAAGGCTGAATGTCTGTCGGCCTGGACGGCTTTGTTGGCGGGTCCTGAAGGTCGGGAGGTGCCGGTCACGGCCCTGGGAACCGTGACGGATCAGCAGCGACTGACCCTCAGCATCGGTGATCAGCGCATGATCGATACCCCTGTTGAGGCCTTGGTTCAGGCCCATGAGCAGGCCTTGCCCCGCCGGATGGAGGCGTGA
- the queG gene encoding tRNA epoxyqueuosine(34) reductase QueG, translated as MSHDTDLCQLSRALKQQARLQGFDPVGIARLPGSARLQLRTAALQRWLEAGHQAEMGWMAAPRRQAADRLLEGARSLLAVGLNYHVASNREPGALAIARYAWGRDYHRVVSQRLKRLGRWLEAQHPGVGWRACVDAEPLLDKAWAEEAGLGWIGKHSNLIHQQRGSWMVIGHLLTTLELDPDQAAKPLCGRCTRCMEACPTAAIREPFVVDSRLCLAYHTIENRTTELPKAISSSLGPWVAGCDICQEICPWNQGSIPSSEDPDVQPRPWVLSLTRQQALSWDDVTWRDKLQGSALRRIKPWMWRRNAAAAAVESPPNLNGSEAQ; from the coding sequence GTGTCGCATGACACCGATCTGTGCCAGCTCAGCAGGGCCCTGAAACAGCAGGCGCGCCTCCAGGGGTTCGATCCTGTCGGCATCGCTCGACTGCCGGGTAGCGCTCGACTGCAGCTGCGCACAGCCGCCCTGCAACGCTGGCTGGAAGCAGGCCACCAGGCAGAGATGGGCTGGATGGCCGCACCGCGGCGTCAAGCTGCGGATCGGTTGCTGGAAGGGGCCAGAAGCCTGCTTGCGGTGGGTCTCAATTACCACGTGGCTTCCAACCGGGAACCGGGAGCCCTGGCGATCGCCCGATATGCCTGGGGAAGGGATTATCACCGCGTGGTCAGCCAACGGCTAAAACGCCTGGGTCGCTGGCTGGAAGCCCAACATCCCGGCGTGGGCTGGAGAGCCTGTGTGGATGCTGAACCGCTACTAGACAAAGCCTGGGCTGAGGAAGCCGGTCTGGGCTGGATCGGCAAGCACAGCAACCTGATCCATCAACAGCGGGGCTCCTGGATGGTGATCGGCCATCTACTCACCACCTTGGAGCTGGATCCAGACCAGGCTGCCAAGCCCCTCTGCGGTCGCTGCACACGCTGCATGGAGGCCTGTCCAACCGCCGCAATTCGCGAACCTTTTGTCGTCGATTCACGACTCTGTCTGGCGTATCACACCATCGAGAACCGAACGACGGAACTGCCAAAGGCGATCAGCAGCTCCCTCGGACCCTGGGTGGCCGGGTGCGACATCTGCCAGGAGATCTGTCCTTGGAATCAAGGCTCGATCCCCAGCAGTGAGGATCCCGATGTGCAACCGCGACCCTGGGTGCTCAGCCTGACGCGCCAACAGGCACTCAGCTGGGATGACGTCACCTGGAGAGACAAATTGCAGGGATCGGCACTGCGCCGGATCAAACCCTGGATGTGGAGACGAAACGCGGCAGCAGCGGCTGTGGAGAGCCCGCCTAACCTGAACGGATCTGAGGCACAGTGA
- a CDS encoding DUF502 domain-containing protein translates to MVQSNPRPDLPLSARLQQDLKNDLIAGLLVVIPLATTIWLATTVSRFVLAFLTSIPKQFNPFITLNPLLQDLINLALGLTVPLLGILLIGLMARNIVGRWLLEFGEGTLSRIPLAGSVYKTLKQLLETFLRDNSKRFRRVVLVEYPREGLFSVGFVTGIVGPSLQAELDQPLLSVFIPTAPNPTTGWYTLVPESSVRDLNISVEDAFRTIISAGIVNPDEREAPVNRSFSSLISQLRASVTPSSSTSEA, encoded by the coding sequence TTGGTGCAGTCCAACCCCAGACCTGATCTGCCGCTCAGCGCCAGACTTCAACAGGATCTCAAGAATGACCTGATTGCTGGCTTGCTGGTGGTGATTCCGCTTGCCACCACGATCTGGCTGGCGACCACGGTGAGTCGCTTCGTTCTGGCCTTTCTCACCTCGATTCCGAAGCAGTTCAACCCCTTCATCACTCTCAATCCGCTGCTTCAGGACCTGATCAACCTGGCTTTGGGGCTCACGGTTCCTCTGTTGGGCATCCTCCTGATCGGTTTGATGGCCCGCAACATCGTCGGCCGTTGGCTGCTCGAGTTCGGGGAGGGAACCCTGTCGAGGATTCCCCTGGCTGGGTCGGTCTACAAAACCCTCAAACAGCTGCTGGAGACGTTTCTTCGTGACAACTCCAAGCGCTTTCGTCGGGTCGTGCTGGTGGAGTATCCGCGGGAGGGTCTCTTCAGCGTCGGTTTTGTGACTGGGATCGTTGGCCCCTCTCTGCAAGCGGAGCTTGATCAGCCCTTGCTGAGCGTGTTCATTCCCACGGCGCCCAACCCCACCACCGGGTGGTACACCCTGGTGCCGGAGAGCTCCGTCCGTGATCTGAATATTTCCGTGGAGGATGCCTTCCGCACGATCATCTCGGCTGGGATCGTCAATCCCGATGAACGGGAAGCACCGGTGAATCGCAGTTTCTCCAGTTTGATCTCCCAGTTGCGGGCCTCCGTGACGCCCTCTTCAAGCACCTCCGAAGCCTGA
- the nusB gene encoding transcription antitermination factor NusB — MQSRSLARELALLVLGQLPDREVKAIQESSKADFSVESLLQKALDTLLQHWRETLDGCAADLEKAQQHLLDSELKDGDRSDNAVVRDQLKASLASAEQVLNGLSGSLELPRLLALADQDRVREDARQRIALVLEQRTSIDARLDGVMEGWRLTRLPRIDRDILRLAVVDLTALKTPAAVACNEAVELANRYSDDQGRRMINGVLRRLQAAASTSSLS, encoded by the coding sequence ATGCAGTCCCGATCCCTGGCCCGAGAGCTGGCTCTTCTGGTGCTTGGTCAACTTCCTGACCGTGAGGTGAAAGCAATTCAGGAGTCGTCTAAGGCTGACTTCTCTGTGGAGAGCCTGCTCCAGAAAGCGCTTGACACGCTTCTTCAGCATTGGCGCGAGACCCTTGATGGCTGTGCTGCCGATCTGGAGAAGGCCCAGCAGCATTTGCTGGACAGCGAACTGAAGGATGGCGATCGCAGTGACAATGCCGTGGTGCGCGACCAGCTCAAGGCGTCCCTGGCGTCAGCTGAGCAGGTGCTGAACGGTTTGTCTGGATCTTTAGAGCTGCCTCGACTGCTGGCCCTCGCCGATCAGGATCGTGTGCGGGAGGACGCCAGGCAGCGGATCGCGTTGGTGCTGGAGCAGCGCACCAGCATTGATGCCCGTTTGGATGGAGTGATGGAGGGCTGGAGGCTGACCCGTCTGCCTCGCATTGATCGGGATATTTTGCGTTTGGCTGTTGTGGATCTCACCGCGCTGAAGACCCCCGCAGCGGTTGCTTGTAATGAGGCTGTCGAGCTGGCCAATCGTTACAGCGATGATCAGGGGCGGCGCATGATCAATGGAGTGCTTCGCCGTCTCCAGGCGGCGGCATCCACCTCGTCCCTGTCCTGA
- a CDS encoding DNA topoisomerase (ATP-hydrolyzing) subunit A — protein MAEERVQPIALHQEMQRSYLEYAMSVIVGRALPDARDGLKPVQRRILYAMHELGLTPDRPYRKCARVVGDVLGKYHPHGDQAVYDALVRLVQTFSSRHPLLDGHGNFGSVDDDPPAAMRYTETRLAPIAHEGLLDEIGDDTVDFAANFDGSQQEPTVLPAQLPFLLLNGCAGIAVGMATNIPPHNLGEVVDALVALVRKPELSDAKLLELVPGPDFPTGGEVLLGSGVRETYLNGRGSIPMRGVAHIEEVQPGKGRHKRNAVVITELPFQLSKAGWIEKLAEQVNDGRIGGIADIRDESDRDGMRVVVELRRDADPEKVLQDLQRRTSLQSNFGAILLALVDGQPQQLSLRQLLQTFLDYREQTLIRRTSHALRKTEDRLEVVEGLISALNALQEVIEMIQKARDAASARASLMVHLSLSERQADAVLAMPLRRLTGLEQESLRQEANDLRQERSRLQRLLQDRDELLDALVTELKQLKKRFATPRRTRLIEGGDHLLAERAANQRPTAELQRQQALEALPGDARLLIQADGQVKVISPQLLGRLHLQEAAPLGDEPAPARLILPVTSAPRLLALSATGRIALLRWEFAGQQPGSLERFLPTALEGDPLVSLLRLPDAGHSDSNLSLGLLSTDGRFKRLPLEDLQDLSGRAATILKLKDGVSLKTALICKDGGTVALVSDLGRVLQLPVDENTLPLMGKLAQGPIAMRLLPEEQLIGALSLDEQSESDLILATQRGRLIRQPLNELRLCRRGDLGDVVIKLHEDQEPNDRVVAVSSADTLLGVVSNQGRHGRLLSADIATDQGLQLPLKAEETLVDLIPIISDQA, from the coding sequence ATGGCCGAGGAGCGCGTTCAACCGATCGCCCTGCATCAGGAGATGCAGCGCTCATATCTCGAATACGCCATGAGCGTGATCGTGGGTCGGGCCCTGCCCGATGCCCGCGATGGCCTCAAACCGGTTCAGCGACGCATCCTGTACGCGATGCACGAGCTGGGGCTGACCCCAGACCGGCCCTACCGGAAATGCGCCCGCGTTGTTGGGGATGTGCTGGGCAAGTACCACCCCCATGGAGATCAGGCCGTCTATGACGCGCTTGTGCGCCTGGTGCAGACCTTCTCCAGTCGTCATCCACTGCTGGATGGCCACGGCAACTTCGGATCCGTCGATGACGATCCCCCGGCAGCCATGCGTTACACGGAAACGCGGCTTGCACCGATCGCCCATGAGGGGCTGCTGGACGAAATCGGTGATGACACCGTTGATTTCGCGGCCAACTTTGACGGATCCCAACAAGAACCCACGGTTCTCCCTGCCCAGCTTCCCTTTCTGCTGCTGAACGGTTGTGCCGGCATCGCCGTGGGCATGGCCACCAACATCCCCCCTCACAACCTGGGTGAAGTGGTGGATGCCCTGGTGGCACTGGTGCGCAAACCCGAACTGAGCGATGCCAAGCTCCTGGAGCTGGTTCCAGGGCCAGACTTCCCGACCGGCGGAGAAGTGCTGCTGGGAAGTGGTGTACGCGAGACCTATCTGAACGGTCGGGGCAGCATTCCCATGCGGGGTGTCGCCCACATTGAAGAGGTGCAACCTGGCAAAGGTCGGCATAAGCGCAATGCGGTGGTGATTACTGAGCTGCCGTTCCAACTGAGCAAGGCTGGCTGGATCGAAAAACTGGCAGAGCAGGTGAACGATGGCCGCATCGGCGGCATTGCCGATATCCGCGATGAGAGCGACCGAGACGGCATGCGCGTCGTCGTGGAACTCAGGCGGGATGCAGATCCTGAAAAAGTCCTCCAGGACCTGCAACGACGCACATCCCTGCAGAGCAACTTCGGCGCCATCCTGCTCGCCCTGGTGGATGGTCAGCCCCAGCAGCTGTCCTTGAGGCAGTTGCTGCAAACCTTCCTTGATTACCGAGAGCAGACCCTGATCCGGCGCACCAGCCATGCGCTGCGCAAAACAGAGGACCGGTTGGAAGTGGTGGAGGGCCTGATCAGCGCCCTCAATGCGCTGCAGGAGGTGATCGAGATGATCCAGAAAGCCCGCGACGCCGCCAGCGCCCGGGCCAGCTTGATGGTGCATCTCAGCCTGAGCGAGCGACAGGCCGATGCAGTACTGGCGATGCCGCTGCGCAGACTCACAGGCTTGGAACAGGAAAGCCTGCGCCAGGAAGCGAACGACCTCCGTCAGGAACGCAGCCGTCTCCAACGACTGCTGCAGGACCGGGACGAGCTACTGGATGCCCTGGTGACCGAGCTCAAACAATTGAAAAAGCGCTTCGCAACACCGCGACGCACCCGCTTGATTGAAGGGGGCGATCACCTGCTGGCAGAACGGGCGGCCAATCAACGACCAACCGCAGAGCTTCAGCGTCAGCAGGCCCTTGAAGCGCTCCCGGGGGATGCCCGCCTGCTGATCCAGGCCGATGGTCAGGTGAAGGTGATCAGCCCCCAGCTCCTCGGACGGTTGCACCTACAGGAAGCCGCTCCCCTGGGCGATGAACCAGCACCGGCACGACTGATCCTGCCCGTCACATCGGCACCACGATTGCTGGCCCTCTCCGCCACCGGTCGCATTGCTCTCCTGCGCTGGGAATTCGCCGGACAGCAGCCAGGCTCCCTGGAACGATTCCTGCCCACCGCTCTGGAAGGCGATCCGCTGGTCAGTTTGCTGCGACTGCCGGACGCCGGACACTCAGACTCCAACCTGTCCCTGGGGCTGCTGAGCACAGACGGACGCTTCAAGCGGCTGCCCCTTGAAGACCTGCAGGACCTCTCAGGACGAGCAGCGACGATCCTCAAACTCAAAGATGGCGTGAGCCTAAAAACAGCTCTGATCTGCAAAGACGGAGGAACGGTGGCTCTGGTGTCAGACCTGGGAAGGGTGCTGCAGTTGCCAGTCGATGAGAACACCCTGCCGCTGATGGGCAAGCTGGCTCAAGGACCCATCGCCATGCGTCTGCTGCCCGAGGAGCAACTGATCGGCGCCCTGAGTCTTGATGAGCAGTCAGAGAGCGATTTGATCCTCGCCACCCAGAGGGGACGGTTGATCCGACAGCCCTTGAATGAGCTACGCCTCTGCAGGCGTGGTGACCTCGGCGATGTGGTGATCAAGCTCCATGAGGACCAGGAGCCAAACGATCGAGTGGTGGCGGTCAGTTCCGCTGACACGCTGCTGGGGGTGGTCTCCAACCAGGGCCGTCATGGCCGTTTGCTCTCAGCCGACATTGCAACAGATCAGGGGCTGCAGCTTCCTCTGAAAGCAGAGGAAACGCTTGTGGATTTAATCCCAATCATCAGCGATCAGGCCTGA
- a CDS encoding tetratricopeptide repeat protein: MGLASVMLPPASRALVPTVYLPSSQELEGSGIGIGRTAAQLLKLGQPEEAARLAALAVRLQPNDERLWSVLAEAQLRSEQLNQAAESLARAKQLNPKKAGLWFAEASLALRDNRPDDAIPLLDEGLKLDPNNPGAYFDLGNARIMQTDYRSALKAFEKASSLKPTFWEAVNNQALVLFEMGNTSEAIQRWRRVLNIKRNAEPMLALAAALNSQSPGSDEALTLARQALAEDPNYVLPAHQKQQLWGLNLRQATSTLLSSSTLKDAVERAEANADPSSGR; the protein is encoded by the coding sequence ATGGGCCTGGCCAGCGTGATGCTGCCACCTGCCTCGAGGGCACTGGTTCCAACGGTGTATTTACCCAGCAGCCAAGAACTGGAGGGTTCCGGCATCGGCATCGGACGCACCGCTGCACAACTTCTGAAGCTCGGACAGCCCGAGGAAGCCGCCCGTCTGGCTGCCCTCGCCGTGCGTCTGCAACCCAACGATGAACGACTTTGGTCGGTTCTGGCGGAAGCCCAGCTGCGCAGCGAGCAACTGAATCAGGCCGCCGAATCTCTCGCACGGGCCAAACAACTGAACCCCAAGAAGGCCGGCCTCTGGTTCGCAGAAGCATCTCTAGCCCTTCGGGACAACAGGCCAGATGACGCGATCCCCCTGCTGGATGAAGGGCTGAAGCTCGATCCCAACAACCCTGGCGCCTATTTCGACCTGGGGAACGCCCGGATTATGCAGACCGACTACAGGTCTGCACTGAAGGCATTTGAAAAAGCGTCATCACTCAAACCCACCTTCTGGGAAGCGGTGAACAACCAGGCACTGGTGCTGTTTGAAATGGGCAACACCAGCGAGGCAATCCAGCGCTGGCGGCGGGTGCTGAACATCAAACGCAACGCAGAACCGATGCTGGCGCTGGCCGCCGCCCTTAACAGCCAGTCACCCGGCAGTGATGAAGCCCTGACCCTGGCCCGTCAGGCCCTGGCGGAGGATCCCAATTACGTGCTGCCGGCCCATCAAAAACAACAGCTCTGGGGTCTGAATCTGCGCCAGGCCACGAGCACGCTCCTCTCCAGCTCGACCCTTAAAGACGCTGTCGAACGGGCGGAAGCCAATGCCGATCCCAGCAGCGGACGCTGA
- the purF gene encoding amidophosphoribosyltransferase: MEEACGVYAVLAADQPVANLTYFGLYSLQHRGQESAGIAVFNQGKVRLHKDMGLVSQVFDQDVLARMPGHLAVGHNRYSTTGSSRVCNAQPVVLMTRLGPFALAHNGNLVNAAELRERVDDGAAEFTSTTDSELIALAIQQAVERGLDWEPAIREAAALCRGAFSLVIGTSDALFALRDGYGIRPLVFGRLGEAADGHWVVSSETCGLDIIGASYEDDVKPGEIVRFCCGDLEPKRDHWVEASTRMCVFEMIYFARPDSRFFGESLYSYRQRIGRILAKESAVEADLVIGVPDSGIPAAIGYSQESGIAFADGLIKNRYVGRTFIQPTQAMREAGIRVKLNPLPDVLAGKRVVVIDDSIVRGTTSRKLVQALRDAGATEVHMRISSPPVTHPCFYGIDTDTQDQLIAARLTIEEITAHLKVDSLAYLSKEGMVEAAKAKSEHFCTACFDGAYPIPMDQSVSSSKLMLEPSGVAAVNRAQA; the protein is encoded by the coding sequence ATGGAGGAGGCCTGCGGCGTTTATGCCGTGCTCGCGGCTGATCAGCCCGTGGCCAACCTCACCTATTTCGGCCTTTACTCCCTTCAGCATCGCGGTCAGGAATCAGCTGGGATCGCTGTCTTCAATCAGGGCAAGGTGCGCCTGCATAAGGACATGGGTCTGGTCAGCCAGGTGTTTGACCAGGATGTGCTCGCTCGTATGCCCGGCCATCTCGCCGTTGGCCATAACCGCTATTCCACCACCGGTAGCAGCCGCGTCTGCAATGCCCAACCTGTGGTGCTGATGACCCGCCTTGGTCCGTTTGCCTTGGCCCACAACGGCAATCTGGTCAATGCCGCTGAGTTACGGGAGCGGGTTGACGATGGTGCTGCCGAATTCACGTCCACGACTGATTCAGAGCTGATCGCCCTGGCGATTCAGCAGGCTGTCGAGCGTGGGCTCGATTGGGAGCCGGCCATTCGCGAGGCCGCGGCCCTCTGCCGAGGCGCCTTCAGCCTCGTGATTGGCACATCAGATGCTCTCTTCGCGTTGCGCGATGGTTACGGCATTCGGCCACTCGTGTTTGGCCGTTTAGGTGAGGCCGCCGATGGTCACTGGGTGGTGAGCAGTGAAACATGCGGTCTCGACATCATCGGAGCTAGTTATGAAGATGATGTGAAACCTGGTGAGATCGTTCGTTTTTGTTGTGGTGATCTAGAGCCTAAGCGTGATCACTGGGTCGAGGCATCGACGCGGATGTGTGTGTTTGAAATGATTTATTTTGCTCGCCCTGATAGTCGTTTCTTTGGGGAATCTCTCTACAGCTACCGGCAGCGAATTGGCCGGATTCTTGCTAAGGAATCGGCTGTCGAAGCCGATCTCGTGATTGGTGTCCCTGACTCGGGAATCCCCGCTGCAATTGGCTACTCCCAGGAGAGTGGTATCGCCTTTGCTGATGGACTGATCAAGAATCGCTATGTCGGTCGAACCTTTATTCAACCGACTCAGGCGATGCGTGAAGCGGGAATCCGCGTGAAGCTCAATCCTTTGCCTGATGTGCTGGCTGGCAAGCGTGTTGTGGTGATTGATGACTCAATCGTGCGTGGTACGACCAGCCGAAAATTGGTGCAAGCCCTTCGCGATGCCGGCGCCACGGAGGTCCATATGCGTATTAGCTCTCCCCCGGTGACCCATCCCTGTTTCTATGGCATTGACACCGACACTCAGGATCAGCTGATTGCAGCTCGCCTCACGATCGAGGAGATCACCGCTCACCTCAAGGTGGATTCGTTGGCCTATCTGAGTAAGGAGGGCATGGTGGAGGCCGCCAAGGCTAAGTCCGAGCATTTCTGCACGGCTTGTTTTGATGGTGCCTATCCAATTCCCATGGATCAAAGCGTCAGCTCCAGCAAGTTGATGTTGGAGCCCTCGGGTGTGGCTGCGGTTAACAGGGCTCAGGCCTGA